A part of Phoenix dactylifera cultivar Barhee BC4 chromosome 2, palm_55x_up_171113_PBpolish2nd_filt_p, whole genome shotgun sequence genomic DNA contains:
- the LOC103715469 gene encoding AT-rich interactive domain-containing protein 2, with protein sequence MAGWSLSSESLSLDVVDILHKLQSVGFCRDLDVPAIELSREMLGSLFYQMLSVFFKEIYQRWEIRPLPPMLGDGRPVDLFKLYLVVRGKGGYSSVTESHQWEAVSEAIELDSGVAPLLKLIYIRYFDALDQWLWIVSEKNSVKKSKAKVGGLLYDVPIQKAEEFRSMPPSNSKKDHFLTPGRGNECRELLLANSECDNGGVMVEEMAAVNGGFSHLKRKRETMVGMLNWLKNLAKNPVDPSVGKLFSKDGAKSKEAYAFNGLYVQVLLARQAMFIKMIRHTSSNGSLVQKGQKVHPSIYDDSIYGNSETVKKIRCSQRLQAVNKQYNLGYCSDASTHPGGDMDEMGLMAVGWEINDVKRRLQNPSLMLDGIVDLLSIDQLQKQQVPVGPSFQADVPDWTGKPSETSSDPETLKWLGTRIWPPENQEKRLSFSQNFIGEGRKDACLCDCPGSVECIRFHIAEKRFQLKHELGPVFYAWRFDRMGEEVSLSWTEEEERKFKDIVLQNPPSRAKSFWDQLHLCFPFKRRKNLVSYYFNVFLLGRRRYQNRVTPNNIDSDDEESAFGTLSNRFGHDTVKVHDPQSIICVLNEQCLDLDDDMDTN encoded by the exons atgGCTGGTTGGTCCCTCTCTTCGGAATCCCTCTCCCTCGACGTCGTCGACATCCTCCACAAGCTTCAGAGCGTTGGCTTCTGCAGGGATCTCGATGTCCCCGCGATAGAGCTCAGCCGGGAGATGCTCGGCTCCCTCTTCTATCAGATGCTATCGGTTTTCTTCAAGGAGATCTACCAGAGGTGGGAGATCCGGCCTCTGCCGCCGATGCTCGGAGACGGGCGCCCGGTGGATTTGTTTAAACTCTATTTGGTTGTGCGCGGGAAGGGCGGGTACAGCTCGGTGACGGAGAGCCATCAGTGGGAAGCGGTGTCGGAGGCGATCGAGTTGGACTCTGGAGTCGCCCCTTTGTTGAAACTAATATATATCAGGTATTTTGATGCGCTTGATCAGTGGCtttggatagtttcagagaagAATTCAGTGAAGAAATCGAAGGCGAAGGTCGGAGGCCTTCTGTATGACGTTCCTATCCAGAAAGCTGAGGAATTTCGCTCCATGCCACCTTCAAATTCGAAGAAAGATCACTTCTTGACACCAGGTAGAGGAAACGAGTGCAGAGAGCTGCTGCTTGCTAATAGTGAGTGCGACAATGGTGGTGTGATGGTTGAAGAAATGGCTGCAGTGAATGGTGGGTTCTCTCATCTTAAACGAAAGCGGGAGACCATGGTGGGGATGCTGAACTGGCTGAAAAATTTGGCAAAGAATCCTGTAGATCCTTCGGTAGGAAAGTTATTCTCGAAGGATGGCGCGAAAAGTAAGGAGGCTTATGCATTCAATGGACTCTATGTGCAGGTGCTTCTGGCTAGGCAAGCAATGTTTATAAAAATGATCCGTCACACGAGCTCTAACGGTTCTCTCGTGCAG AAAGGGCAGAAGGTACATCCTTCCATTTATGATGATTCTATTTATGGAAATTCCGAGACTGTAAAGAAAATAAGATGCAGCCAGAGGCTTCAAGCCGTAAACAAGCAATATAATCTGGGCTATTGTTCTGATGCATCCACACATCCTGGCGGTGACATGGATGAGATGGGTCTTATGGCTGTGGGATGGGAGATTAATGATGTCAAACGAAGACTCCAAAATCCCAGCTTGATGCTTGATGGAATAGTTGACTTGCTATCTATAGATCAACTACAGAAGCAGCAGGTCCCTGTGGGCCCATCATTTCAGGCAGATGTGCCAGATTGGACTGGCAAGCCTTCTGAAACTTCTAGTGATCCTGAAACCTTGAAATGGTTGGGGACACGGATTTGGCCTCCagaaaatcaagagaagagGCTGTCATTCAGTCAAAATTTTAttggagaaggaaggaaagatgcCTGTCTTTGTGATTGTCCAGGTTCTGTAGAGTGCATTAGATTTCATATTGCAGAGAAGAGGTTCCAACTGAAACATGAACTGGGTCCAGTTTTCTATGCTTGGAGATTCGATCGCATGGGCGAAGAAGTTTCACTTTCATGGACagaggaagaggaaaggaagtTCAAGGACATCGTGCTGCAGAATCCACCATCCCGAGCAAAGAGTTTTTGGGACCAGCTTCATCTATGTTTTCCTTTTAAGAGGAGGAAAAATCTAGTGAGCTACTACTTCAACGTGTTTCTTCTTGGACGCAGGAGGTACCAGAACCGGGTGACTCCAAACAATATTGACAGTGATGATGAGGAATCAGCATTTGGCACTTTAAGTAATCGTTTTGGTCATGATACAGTCAAGGTTCATGATCCCCAGTCTATCATCTGCGTTCTTAATGAACAATGTCTGGATTTGGATGATGATATGGACACAAATTAG